In Clupea harengus chromosome 1, Ch_v2.0.2, whole genome shotgun sequence, one DNA window encodes the following:
- the LOC122133284 gene encoding uncharacterized protein LOC122133284, translating to MVCLFQGGSFPFECLDQNVQLTFPAAAFESNGTAQVRAVFCIWSIYEAFRKFEVLFENDTMPNSWDQKKTDDFRNIVYRLVEENECVLNSSQAIEDDFSDREILLDAYFKEMADLLLQKVDHIYKNQTLKPMPFMNCDDYVSMTFILNGVLKFSNPCCASRNSAPARGRSCERRPCARSGSSCRTPPITCSGQEDTGTNVVVRCNNSSFHGPSSHRFPQCDQFHDMINLFVHMLL from the exons ATGGTTTGTCTGTTTCAGGGAGGCTCTTTTCCATTCGAGTGCCTTGATCAAAACGTTCAGCTTACATTCCCTGCCGCTGCTTTCGAGTCGAACGGGACTGCACAGGTAAGGGCAGTTTTTTGCATCTGGT CTATTTATGAAGCGTTCAGAAAATTTGAGGTCCTGTTTGAGAATGACACCATGCCAAACAGCTGGGACCAAAAGAAAACAGACGACTTCAGAAACATAGTTTACCGACTGGTCGAGGAGAACGAGTGT GTTTTGAACTCATCTCAGGCGATCGAAGACGACTTTTCTGACAGAGAAATCCTACTGGATGCATATTTTAAAGAAATGGCAGACCTCCTCCTACAAAAGGTAGACCATATCTATAAAAACCAAACCCTTAAACCCATGCCGTTCATGAACTGCGACGACTATGTGTCCATGACTTTCATTTTGAACGGAGTCCTAAAATTCTCCAATCCCTGTTGTGCTTCCAGGAATTCAGCGCCTGCGCGTGGGAGGTCGTGCGAAAGGAGACCTTGCGCACGCTCTGGTTCATCTTGCAGAACGCCTCCGATCACCTGTTCTGGACAAGAAGACACTGGCACAAACGTCGTCGTTAGATGCAACAATTCATCATTCCACGGTCCATCTTCTCATCGTTTTCCCCAGTGTGATCAATTTCATGACatgattaatttatttgtacATATGCTATTATGA